TCGACCTGGCGCACGACCGCAGCGTACGCGGCGGGGTCGGCCTGGCCCACGCAAGGGGCGAGGCACCGGCCCATCGCGTGGTTCAGGCACGGGAACCGGCGGCGCTTCATGGGGTAGCCGGAGTTTTTCCGTAAGGGAAAGACCCGGTCGATCAAGCGCTTGATGCGCCGTACAGCCCCTGCGTCGGGGAACGGCCCCCAGTACCGCGCCCCGTCGTCCTGCACGCGCCGCGTGACGAGCAGGATGGGGAAGGGCTCGTTCGTCAGCTTCAGGAACGGGTAGTGCTTGTCGTCCTTAAGCAGCACGTTGTACCGGGGGTGATGCGCCTTGATGAGGTTCGCCTCGAGCAGAAGAGCCTCGATCTCGTCTCGAGTCACGATGAACTCGAGGCTGCTCGCTTCTTGAGCGATGCGCGCGGGTTTGCCTTCGGCGTGGAAGTAGCTCGTGACGCGGGCCTTGAGGCGCTTGGCCTTCCCGACGTAGATCACCTCGTCCCCGGCCTTCCACAGGTACACGCCGGGCGCTTCGGGCAGGGGGGGAAGGTCGGCGGGACGCATCGGTATTAGTCTACGGGTAAAATACAGCCATGAGCGAAAACCACGACAAGGCACTCTATGAGGCGTGGGTGGAGGTGCTGGACTGGTTGAAGGCGTACGCGGTAGAGCGCGGGGTGCGGTTCGAGTGGGAGGCGGACTTCCCCGATTACATTTACCGCATGCACCGCCCGTACGACCTGCCAACCCGCGTAATGACGGTTTCGCTTTCGGATGAACGAGGCGAGCCGTTCTTCCTGGCGGACGTTTCTCCACGGCACGCGAAACTCAAGCAGATCAGCTTCCGGGTTCCCGGGGGGCACCTGCACTGGCACGCGCACTATGAGGAAGGGCGCGGCCTGGTGCTCGGGGGGAAGATCCCGCTCACCAAGGAGAAGCTGTACCAGCTTGCGGACCGAGCGCGGCACCACGTGGACGAGCGCCGGGTGGAACGGGTCTCTTAACGCTTGCGCAGGCGAAGGGCGCGGGCGCGGGCCCGCGCTTTTTTGTGTGGGCGTGAGCCAGGCCGCACGCGACGCGCCGAGGGTAGGGTAGGCTTTGGAGGTACCCGTACACCAGGCATCCGGACGCGAGCGGCGATGCCGTCGCTTGAAAGCGAGGCAAAATATGCTTGAACAGTTACGACGCAACGGCCTTTGGCTTTGGGGAGCGGTGGCGCTCGTGGGGGGCAGCTTCACGGCCTTCGGTGAGGGCGGCGCGTGCGCGGTCGAGGTGCCCGATCCAGG
This region of Marinithermus hydrothermalis DSM 14884 genomic DNA includes:
- a CDS encoding NADH-quinone oxidoreductase subunit 15, with translation MSENHDKALYEAWVEVLDWLKAYAVERGVRFEWEADFPDYIYRMHRPYDLPTRVMTVSLSDERGEPFFLADVSPRHAKLKQISFRVPGGHLHWHAHYEEGRGLVLGGKIPLTKEKLYQLADRARHHVDERRVERVS